The DNA sequence AAGAATTCCACCTTCCATGAGCTGGTAGTGCTGTCGAGGTTCGCTAGAATGATAGATGTCTTCCAGTACTGACCATCTGCAATCTGTGGGAGGGTGCCGTAACCATATCCAGCAGAGATGGATCGAGGTTTCTGATCATCGCAGGTTCCACAGATTGGCACGAGGAACAAGGACAGGAGCAGGGTTACTTCGTTTCGCATGCGAATAGACTACCCTCGTAACCACTGGAATACAAGGGTATTTGTACCAGTACACCCCAAATGGGGATGGCCTCGTGTGTGGGTTCGCGGAAAAGGTGGAGTGGTGACGCAAACTGAGACACGGCGAAAGGGGACACTTTTCAGTGAATGGAGAGTGCCGGGCGCGGGCACCTCACTGATGTGTCACTCCGCGAAATGCCGCGAAGGTATCCATTCTCGAATGTATTGAATAATCCCCTGATCTTGCCGAGGGCAGCTTCGAGCAACTGCGCGCATATGCCGGCATGAAGCTCGCATAGCGGTTGCCCCCCTCACCGAGACTCGGCTACTGAGAACAGTAGCCCGTCTGCCTGAGGTTCTCAGGTCTTTTAGGGCTGCAGATATTGGAATGCTGGAGCTTTAGGTATTGAATATCAGCGGAAAAAGCGAGCGTGACAGATCAGGACGTCCACCTTTCCGGTCCCGGCTAGCCAGTACTGAACACTCGAAAAGCCGAACGGATCCCACACGGTAAGGGCCCCGTCTTCAGGACGTCCCCTTTTCCTCTTTCATCCCCGAGACTCGATTTGTCGCCGATCGGCGGATGCGGACCGTCGCTGTCCCTCTTGGGGCGTGGAGCCTAGATTGAAACAGTTAAACCATGGATCGCCGACCGGGCACTACCGACCCCGCGGAGGCACTGCTTCTGCTTGGGCAGCACTCGACGAGGGCGTGGCTTTCGCGAACTCTGTCAGGAAGTCCAGGGAGTCTTCAAGACAACGAATAGCAGCGTTCCTCAATAACTCCCGCTCGCCACCCTGATCTGTGTTCCTGCCCCATTTTAACAAGGTCCGGGCAGCGAGATCGCGGAAAAAGCCACTATGCAAACTGATATTCGCGCTGATCACATCGGGCGCAGTCTGTCGAAGTGTTAATCCGTAGCCCTGATGAACGCCCTTCTTATAGCCTTCAAAACAAGAGACATGCCCAAGAATGTAAAGATTCTTGACGCCTAGTTCTGAAATTGCCCAATCGATCGATTTCAGCGCCTTCTCGGAACTGCGTAGCAAACCGAGCAGACGGTTTGTCCTCTTCACGGCGTAGTCGATCCCGGCGTGGCGAATATGGTTCCTGTTAGCAGGGCTGATGATGCACTTAATAGTGCAGCCCTTTCCGGCCAGCCTCATTAGCATTTCTCGCTCTTGAAGTAGCAGTCTCAATAAGTCCTTGTCTTCCGGTGGATAGGGGTCATCCGGCCCGATGGCAAATGTTGACAGGAACGCACTCGTCCACACTGTTTCTTGTGCCACGCGCGGAGTTCCAAGAATTAACTTCAAGTCGTCATTAATAAGCTTCGTCCGCTCTCGGGGACAGTTAATAATGAGCGGCAGCGCTTCGGATGCCCCAGTCGCCCGCGTCGCCTTCTCAAGCTTTCGGTGTACCTTGCCGAGGTCGACGTCCGGCCCTCGGTTCAGTACCTTCAGATGCTGGCAGAAGACCGATATCAGCGATCTCCCAAACGTCTCGTCTTCTAGCTGAAGCGCCTGAAGCTCGCTGAAAGGATGCGGCAATTGATCTTTCTTCTGTCCAGAGTGGCAAATCGGGATTATATCCAGCCCTTGGGCCCAGGCACATCCAGCTTCAAAATTGATCCAAGGCCGGGTCAACGAAGATGGGCTACAAATTACGAGCACCAGATTCGATTGCTTCAAGGCCGCCTCGATCTTGCGGAGCCATTTGTCGCCCGGTGTCAAGTCATGTACATCGCTGCTCACAAAGACAGTTACACTCCCCGGGAAGGTCCTCTCGAGGAGATCTTTTAGCGCCAGGGCTATCGGGGCCTCTCCGGTCGTGTGACTTACGAATACGTTCATATCGTTCGTCTCCTGACGGCAGTTGCGGTAGGTAGATTATAGCGGAGATCCGGGACAGCCTAGCGTGCACCTTTCGTAATCGTTTGTAAATACGTAACTTATAAGTCGAACTTTTCCTCTGTTGAGCCTGCGTCGACTATTGCGCCGGTGCCTGCTCTTGCTGTCTTCTTCTTTCGTAACCAGCAGAACATAAACCACTTACCGTGTCCGCCAGCGTCCCGGACATTGGCCAAACCGGGAAAAGGGGGAAAGGGGACGTCCTGCCCCGTTTCCAGAAGAACCTCGGCCTAGGGCTGCGGTGGAGGCGAGGAGCCGATCCGGCACACGGACTTGCCATCACCAGCGTCGGCATAGACAGCATAGGGACCCGGTTGGTCGCCGGAAGCAGCATAAGCGTCCCAACCGGCGGCGGAAAGTGTCTCATTTGTCTGCGCCGCTGCCACAGCCGGGCGGAACTTGCCGGTGACCCCGAAGCCGCGGATTGTGCCGGACTGGTCCGCCACCCAAACGCCTGGCGTCAACGCCCCCTTGACTTGATTCCACGCCCAACCGGTCAGCAATACTCCGCGTCCGTCGGCAACCATGCGCGCCGATTCCACACGCCCCTGACAGGTGGAACTGGGCGCCAGGCGGAAATGCGACAGCAGCGGCGACCCGATCAGGCTGGCTTCCCGGTGTGGAAACATCGACCTGCCCAGAGTCCGTTGAGTAGCTTGCTCCACTGCGGCGACCAGTGTCACCGAACTCATGGTTCTTTCAATTCGAGGGGTGTCGGGCACGCCAACGGAGAAGGACACGGTCGCGGCCGCCTGATCCCTTTCCAGACTCGCGAAGTTGGACCCGGTAGCCTGGTGGGAACGGCGGGTGGCTACCGCCGACAGCACCAGCACGACGCACCAGGCGGCACGAATTGCGCCGGCGTGTGACTGGAGGCGCGAGAGGTACGTAGTAACGAGTCCTGCCAGGCTGATCCAGAAGATCAATGCCATGGTTGTGTACCTTCCAG is a window from the uncultured Paludibaculum sp. genome containing:
- a CDS encoding toll/interleukin-1 receptor domain-containing protein, with amino-acid sequence MNVFVSHTTGEAPIALALKDLLERTFPGSVTVFVSSDVHDLTPGDKWLRKIEAALKQSNLVLVICSPSSLTRPWINFEAGCAWAQGLDIIPICHSGQKKDQLPHPFSELQALQLEDETFGRSLISVFCQHLKVLNRGPDVDLGKVHRKLEKATRATGASEALPLIINCPRERTKLINDDLKLILGTPRVAQETVWTSAFLSTFAIGPDDPYPPEDKDLLRLLLQEREMLMRLAGKGCTIKCIISPANRNHIRHAGIDYAVKRTNRLLGLLRSSEKALKSIDWAISELGVKNLYILGHVSCFEGYKKGVHQGYGLTLRQTAPDVISANISLHSGFFRDLAARTLLKWGRNTDQGGERELLRNAAIRCLEDSLDFLTEFAKATPSSSAAQAEAVPPRGR